A stretch of Dietzia lutea DNA encodes these proteins:
- a CDS encoding alanine/glycine:cation symporter family protein: MTQLTELVASVNDVYWYGVIALLVIAGLYFSVTTLIVQIRLFPEMLRTITEKPSDIDEGKKGISAFRAFTISAASRVGTGNVAGVAIAITVGGPGAVFWMWLIAIIGGATAFIESTLAQLYKVKGKDSYVGGPAYYIRDGLGWKPVAVVFAVIITVTYGFVFNAVQANSISESVRNQFDLQGTGAGVVIGLGLAVVTGLVIFGGVRRLSAVTEILVPVMAAAYVVVALIVVAINITEVPDMIGLIVGHALGFREIAGAAIGAALMQGMRRGLFSNEAGMGSVPNAAATASVSHPVKQGLVQSLGVYFDTLVVCSATAFIILLADPEFGGDREGITLTQDSLASQVGEWGVPFLMVVIFFLAFSSILGNSYYGEANINFLRDSPRSINVFRALVLLAVFGGALGSVDLVWGLADLFMGFMATINLIAILPLSGLAVALLRHYLQQKAKGHNPVFHRDDLPRARNVTAWDGSDPMTHQAVADEAREVKADE, from the coding sequence GTGACCCAACTCACCGAGCTCGTCGCGAGCGTCAACGACGTCTACTGGTACGGCGTCATCGCCCTCCTGGTGATCGCCGGCCTGTACTTCTCCGTCACCACGCTGATCGTCCAGATCCGGCTGTTCCCGGAGATGCTGCGGACCATCACCGAGAAACCCTCCGACATCGACGAGGGCAAGAAGGGCATCTCCGCCTTCCGTGCCTTCACCATCTCAGCGGCGTCCCGGGTCGGCACCGGCAACGTCGCGGGCGTGGCCATCGCCATCACCGTCGGCGGGCCCGGCGCGGTGTTCTGGATGTGGCTGATCGCCATCATCGGTGGCGCGACCGCGTTCATCGAGTCGACGCTCGCCCAGCTGTACAAGGTGAAGGGCAAGGACTCCTACGTCGGCGGCCCCGCCTACTACATCCGCGACGGGCTGGGCTGGAAGCCGGTGGCCGTGGTGTTCGCGGTGATCATCACCGTGACCTACGGCTTCGTGTTCAACGCCGTCCAGGCCAACTCGATCTCCGAGTCCGTCCGCAACCAGTTCGACCTCCAGGGCACCGGGGCCGGCGTCGTCATCGGCCTGGGGCTGGCGGTCGTGACGGGCCTCGTCATCTTCGGTGGCGTCCGCCGCCTGTCCGCGGTCACCGAGATCCTGGTCCCGGTCATGGCCGCGGCCTACGTCGTCGTCGCCCTCATCGTCGTCGCCATCAACATCACCGAGGTCCCCGACATGATCGGCCTCATCGTGGGCCACGCGCTCGGGTTCCGCGAGATCGCCGGCGCCGCCATCGGCGCGGCGCTCATGCAGGGCATGCGCCGCGGTCTCTTCTCCAACGAGGCCGGCATGGGCTCGGTCCCCAACGCTGCGGCGACCGCCTCGGTCTCCCACCCCGTCAAGCAGGGCCTGGTCCAGTCGCTCGGCGTGTACTTCGACACCCTCGTCGTGTGCTCGGCGACCGCGTTCATCATCCTGCTGGCCGACCCCGAGTTCGGTGGTGACCGCGAGGGCATCACGCTCACGCAGGACTCGCTCGCGTCGCAGGTCGGCGAGTGGGGCGTGCCGTTCCTCATGGTGGTCATCTTCTTCCTGGCCTTCTCGTCGATCCTCGGCAACTCGTACTACGGCGAGGCCAACATCAACTTCCTGCGCGACAGCCCGCGATCGATCAACGTCTTCCGCGCGCTCGTCCTGCTGGCGGTGTTCGGCGGCGCCCTCGGTTCGGTCGACCTCGTGTGGGGCCTGGCCGATCTGTTCATGGGCTTCATGGCCACCATCAACCTCATCGCGATCCTCCCGCTGAGCGGGCTCGCCGTGGCGCTGCTGCGTCACTACCTGCAGCAGAAGGCCAAGGGCCACAACCCGGTGTTCCATCGCGACGACCTGCCGCGGGCCCGCAACGTCACAGCCTGGGACGGCTCCGACCCGATGACGCACCAGGCCGTGGCCGACGAGGCCCGCGAGGTCAAGGCCGACGAATGA